The following proteins are co-located in the Flavobacterium sp. CECT 9288 genome:
- a CDS encoding aminopeptidase, which yields MKTYIRVTLTFFLFIGIQKNYSQHYTKMQAVVHPESKTITVEQEFVYHNESNDTLTSLVFNDWNNAYATKFTPLAKRFSDEFYRGFHLAKEDDRGSTQNLKILDTTTELQWNRPEKNADLVVVTLSSALLPAQKVKLSFTYTLKIPNSKFTNYGVDNNENYNLKNCFLVPARYDNNNFALYSNNNLDDSANGITSMEILLTIPSTKILSTDLNSQELTANGGITTHLLKGNNRTNVSLILTSKPQFISYKNNIVDVVTDLKNTKLDDIQKAMIIDKVVNYTHTLIGKYPHEKIIVSQNDYDKNPFYGLNQLPSFLSPFPEEFLYEIKFLKTYLNSFLKTSLHLDPRKENWIYDGIQVYAMMQYIDQNYPNTKMIGNLARFKLLRNFNIANIGFNDQYSYFYMLMARKNLDQPLAESKNNLIKFNEQIANKYKAGLSIRFLDDYLKQDIVTQSIQDLYAKKQNALATRTDFETLLKSKTKKDIGWFFTTMINSRDLIDYKFTTLSKTKDSITFSVKNKTGTAIPIPVYGTKKGATVFKQWFDIEACDSTITIPRKNIDRLILNLKNEVPEFNLRNNWKKLNGFFPNNRPIKFVFMKDLEDPYYNQILYVPSIYYNLYDGLTPGIRLHNKTILDKPFLFDVNPSYSTRSQNVSGSAAFVVNQNIRTSSLYNIRYGISANYFNYAQDAAYLRLNPSIQFRIREPNFRDNRKQLILLRQVIVNREESAFVTDNTTNNYSVFDARYINTKTEVTNHVNFTTDLQIASQFSKLTAEMEFRKLFENNRQLNLRFYAGSFLYNKTQSDFFSFALDRPTDYLFDYGYIGRSENSGIFSQQYIIAEGGFKSKIDTPFANRWLTSLNASYSIWNWIELYGDIGFMKNNGSKERFVYDSGIRLNLVTDYFELYFPVYSNNGWEISQDKYNEKIRFIVTFSPKTLINLFNRKWF from the coding sequence TTGAAAACCTATATAAGAGTTACGTTAACATTTTTTTTGTTTATTGGAATACAAAAAAATTACAGTCAGCATTATACTAAAATGCAAGCGGTTGTTCATCCTGAAAGCAAAACTATCACCGTGGAACAGGAATTTGTGTATCACAATGAGTCGAATGATACGCTTACATCTTTAGTTTTTAACGATTGGAACAATGCATATGCTACTAAATTTACTCCTCTAGCCAAACGTTTTTCGGACGAATTTTATAGAGGTTTTCACCTAGCCAAAGAGGATGATCGTGGAAGTACTCAAAATTTAAAAATACTAGATACAACCACCGAATTACAATGGAACCGACCTGAAAAAAACGCAGATTTAGTTGTTGTTACGCTTTCTAGCGCTTTATTACCAGCTCAAAAAGTAAAACTTAGTTTTACCTACACCTTAAAAATACCAAATTCAAAATTCACAAATTATGGTGTTGATAATAACGAAAACTACAACTTAAAAAACTGTTTCTTAGTTCCTGCTCGCTACGATAATAACAACTTTGCACTTTACAGCAACAACAATCTTGATGATAGTGCAAACGGAATTACAAGCATGGAAATTTTACTGACTATTCCAAGTACAAAAATCCTTTCTACTGACTTAAATTCACAGGAACTTACTGCAAATGGTGGTATTACAACACATCTTTTGAAAGGTAATAATAGGACAAATGTAAGCTTGATACTTACCTCAAAGCCTCAATTCATAAGTTATAAGAATAATATTGTAGATGTTGTTACTGATCTCAAAAATACTAAATTAGACGATATTCAAAAAGCAATGATTATTGATAAAGTAGTCAATTATACGCATACACTTATTGGGAAATATCCTCATGAAAAAATCATTGTTTCACAAAATGATTATGATAAAAATCCGTTTTATGGTTTAAACCAATTACCCTCTTTTTTAAGCCCATTTCCTGAAGAGTTTCTTTATGAAATTAAGTTTTTAAAAACATACTTGAATTCTTTTCTTAAAACAAGTTTACACCTTGACCCTAGGAAAGAAAATTGGATTTATGATGGGATTCAGGTTTATGCTATGATGCAATATATTGACCAAAATTATCCTAACACAAAAATGATTGGCAACCTAGCCAGATTTAAACTATTGCGCAATTTTAATATTGCAAATATTGGTTTTAATGACCAGTACAGCTATTTTTATATGTTAATGGCTCGTAAAAATCTGGATCAACCTCTAGCTGAATCAAAAAATAATTTAATTAAATTTAATGAACAAATTGCTAATAAATACAAAGCTGGATTAAGTATTAGGTTTCTTGATGATTATCTTAAACAAGATATTGTGACCCAAAGTATTCAAGATTTGTATGCAAAAAAACAAAATGCACTTGCAACTAGAACTGATTTTGAAACGCTTTTAAAATCTAAAACTAAGAAAGATATAGGTTGGTTTTTTACAACCATGATCAACTCTAGAGATCTTATTGATTACAAATTTACAACTCTAAGTAAGACAAAGGATAGTATTACTTTTTCTGTAAAGAATAAAACAGGAACGGCAATTCCTATACCTGTTTATGGAACTAAGAAAGGTGCTACTGTTTTTAAACAATGGTTTGATATTGAAGCTTGTGACAGCACTATTACCATTCCTAGAAAAAACATTGATCGCTTGATTTTGAACTTAAAAAATGAGGTGCCAGAATTTAACTTGCGGAATAACTGGAAAAAATTAAACGGTTTTTTCCCAAATAACAGACCTATTAAATTTGTTTTTATGAAAGATCTTGAAGATCCGTATTACAATCAAATTTTGTACGTCCCTTCTATTTACTATAATTTATACGATGGCCTTACACCTGGAATTAGATTGCACAACAAAACTATTCTGGATAAACCTTTCCTTTTTGATGTAAATCCATCCTACTCTACTCGATCACAAAATGTTTCAGGATCAGCGGCATTTGTTGTAAATCAAAACATTCGAACAAGTTCTTTGTATAATATTCGTTACGGCATAAGTGCTAATTACTTTAATTATGCACAAGACGCAGCGTATTTAAGGCTAAATCCATCTATTCAATTTCGTATTCGTGAACCTAATTTTAGAGATAATAGAAAACAATTGATATTGCTAAGGCAAGTCATAGTGAATAGAGAAGAAAGCGCTTTTGTAACCGATAATACAACTAATAACTATTCTGTTTTTGATGCTCGCTATATCAATACTAAAACTGAAGTTACCAATCACGTCAATTTTACAACTGATTTACAAATAGCAAGTCAATTTAGTAAACTAACAGCCGAAATGGAATTTAGAAAACTTTTTGAAAACAACCGGCAACTTAATTTGCGTTTCTACGCAGGAAGTTTTTTATACAACAAAACCCAATCTGACTTTTTTAGTTTTGCATTAGACCGTCCAACTGATTATTTATTTGATTACGGCTACATTGGTAGATCAGAAAACAGTGGTATTTTTAGTCAGCAATACATCATTGCCGAGGGTGGTTTTAAATCAAAAATAGACACTCCATTTGCAAACAGGTGGTTGACTAGTCTAAATGCTAGCTATAGTATTTGGAACTGGATTGAATTGTATGGAGATATAGGATTTATGAAAAATAATGGTTCAAAAGAGCGTTTTGTATACGATAGCGGTATACGCTTAAATCTAGTAACCGACTACTTTGAACTGTACTTTCCTGTTTATTCTAACAATGGTTGGGAAATTTCTCAGGATAAGTACAACGAAAAAATACGCTTTATAGTAACTTTTTCACCTAAAACATTAATCAACCTTTTTAATCGAAAGTGGTTCTAA
- a CDS encoding TIGR00730 family Rossman fold protein, which yields MRLEDFDNDEDKVIQDRLKQKDWNEIRTNDSWAIFKIMSEFVNGYESMGRIGPCVSIFGSARTKPEDPNYLLAEKIAYKISKAGYGVITGGGPGIMEAGNKGAHLGGGTSVGLNIELPFEQHFNPYIDTDKNLNFDYFFVRKVMFVKYSQGFVVMPGGFGTLDELFEAITLIQTKKIGKFPIILVGSSFWSGLLDWVKTVLVEKEKTVSPGDLDLIKIVDTEDEVVAVIDAFYKKYDLSPNF from the coding sequence ATGAGATTAGAAGATTTTGATAATGATGAGGATAAAGTAATCCAAGACCGATTGAAGCAGAAAGATTGGAATGAAATACGTACTAACGACAGCTGGGCAATTTTTAAAATCATGTCGGAGTTTGTAAATGGGTACGAAAGCATGGGGCGAATAGGTCCTTGTGTGTCTATTTTTGGATCGGCGAGAACCAAACCAGAGGATCCGAATTATTTATTAGCAGAAAAAATTGCTTACAAGATTAGTAAAGCGGGTTACGGGGTAATTACTGGCGGTGGTCCTGGAATTATGGAAGCTGGAAATAAAGGTGCGCATTTAGGCGGTGGAACCTCTGTAGGATTGAATATTGAGTTGCCTTTTGAGCAACATTTTAACCCATATATTGACACGGATAAAAACTTAAACTTTGATTATTTCTTTGTTCGCAAGGTAATGTTTGTAAAATATTCGCAAGGATTTGTAGTTATGCCAGGAGGTTTTGGAACACTAGACGAACTTTTTGAAGCTATAACGCTGATTCAAACGAAGAAAATTGGAAAATTCCCAATTATTTTGGTAGGTAGCAGTTTTTGGTCAGGATTGTTAGACTGGGTAAAAACCGTACTTGTAGAAAAAGAAAAAACAGTGAGTCCTGGGGATTTAGACTTAATTAAAATTGTAGATACCGAAGATGAAGTTGTAGCAGTAATTGATGCCTTTTATAAGAAATACGATTTATCTCCTAATTTTTAA